In Methylocystis sp. IM3, the DNA window TGAGCTTTTATCTCTGCAAGAAATTCCCTCCGGCACTGGCATGGACATTGCGAGCCCATGGGCTGCGACAGCATCGAGGGCCGTCGAAGAGAACCTCTTACTGCGGAGTCCTTCTCTACCTCGGCAGCGACCGCAATGCGCAGCGAGCGAGCTGCCACAGAGGCTAAGGGCTCAACAGGAGACAGACATGTCGTCATTACGGCAAATCGCATTTTATGGCAAAGGGGGCATCGGCAAGTCGACGACGTCCCAGAATACTCTCGCGGCGTTGGCCGAAATGGGTCATCGCATTCTAATCGTCGGCTGCGACCCGAAGGCCGACTCGACGCGCCTCATTCTGCACGCCAAGGCGCAGGACACGATTCTGAGCCTCGCCGCGAATGCCGGCAGCGTGGAGGACCTTGAGATCGAAGAAGTGATGAAGGTTGGGTATCGCGACATTCGTTGCGTCGAGTCGGGCGGTCCGGAGCCGGGCGTCGGTTGCGCAGGCCGCGGCGTCATCACCTCGATCAACTTCCTAGAGGAAAACGGCGCATATGAGGACATTGACTATGTGTCCTACGACGTGCTCGGCGACGTCGTCTGTGGCGGCTTCGCCATGCCGATCCGCGAGAACAAGGCGCAGGAAATCTACATCGTGATGTCCGGCGAGATGATGGCCATGTATGCGGCCAATAACATCTCCAAGGGCATTTTGAAATACGCCAATTCGGGCGGCGTGCGCCTGGGCGGGCTGGTCTGTAACGAGCGTCAGACCGATAAGGAGCTGGAGCTCGCGGAAGCGCTGGCGAAGAAGCTTGGCACGCAGCTCATTTATTTTGTGCCGCGCGACAATATCGTTCAGCACGCGGAGCTGCGCCGCATGACGGTGCTGGAATATGCGCCGGATTCGGCCCAGGCTAACCACTACCGCAATCTGGCGACCCGGATCCACGCCAATCAGGGCAAGGGCATCATTCCGACGCCAATCACCATGGACGAGCTCGAAGACATGTTGATGGAGCACGGCATCATGAAGGCGGTTGACGAGAGTCAGATTGGCAAGACCGCCGCCGAGCTTTCGGCGATCGCGTAAGTCTTAAATGCAAGAACGTCGACCTCCCGCCTGCGGGAGGCCGAGCCGAAATTCCGAAAACATCAAGGAGCCATCACATGAGTCTTTCGCCCACACTAAGCGTTGCGGAGATCAAGACCCGCAATAAAGAACTCATCGAGGAAGTTCTCAAGGTTTATCCCGAGAAGACCGCCAAGCGCCGCGCCAAGCACCTCAACGTGCATCAGGAGGGTAAGCCGGATTGCGGCGTGAAGTCGAACATCAAGTCCATCCCCGGCGTGATGACCATTCGCGGCTGCGCTTACGCCGGCTCCAAGGGCGTCGTTTGGGGTCCGATCAAGGATATGATCCACATCAGCCACGGCCCGGTCGGCTGCGGCCAATATTCCTGGGCGGCGCGCCGCAACTATTACATCGGCACGACTGGCATCGACACCTTCGTCACGATGCAGTTCACCTCCGACTTCCAGGAAAAGGACATCGTCTTCGGCGGCGACAAGAAGCTCGCGAAGATCATGGATGAGATCCAGGAACTGTTCCCCCTGAACAATGGCATCACTGTTCAGTCGGAATGCCCGATCGGCCTGATCGGCGACGATATCGAAGCGGTGTCGAAGGCCAAGTCGAAAGAATATGAGGGCAAGACCATCGTCCCGGTGCGTTGTGAGGGCTTCCGCGGCGTCTCTCAATCGCTCGGCCATCACATCGCCAACGACGCGATCCGCGACTGGGTGTTCGACAAGATCACGCCCGACTCCACGCCGCGTTTCGAGCCGACGCCCTATGACGTCGCCATCATCGGCGACTACAACATCGGCGGCGACGCCTGGTCGTCGCGCATCCTGCTCGAAGAGATGGGCCTGCGCGTGATCGCGCAATGGTCGGGCGACGGCAGCCTCGCCGAACTCGAAGCGACGCCGAAGGCGAAGCTGAACGTGCTGCATTGCTACCGTTCGATGAATTATATTTCGCGCCACATGGAAGAAAAGTATGGCATTCCGTGGTGTGAATATAACTTCTTCGGCCCGAGCAAGATCGCCGAGTCGCTGCGCAAGATCGCCAGCTATTTCGACGACAAGATCAAAGAAGGCGCCGAGCGGGTCATCGAGAAATATCAGCCTTTAATGGACGCGGTGATCGCCAAATACCGTCCGCGTCTCGAAGGCAAGACGGTGATGCTGTTCGTCGGCGGGCTGCGCCCGCGCCACGTGATCGGCGCTTACGAAGACCTCGGCATGGAAGTCGTCGGCACGGGCTACGAATTTGGCCATAACGACGACTATCAGCGCACCGCCCAGCATTATGTGAAGGATGGCACGCTAATCTACGACGACGTGACCGGTTACGAATTCGAGAAATTCGTCGAGAAGATCCAGCCCGATCTCGTCGGCTCCGGCATCAAAGAAAAATACGTCTTCCAAAAGATGGGCGTGCCTTTCCGCCAGATGCACAGCTGGGATTATTCGGGTCCCTATCATGGCTATGACGGCTTCGCGATCTTCGCGCGCGACATGGACATGGCGATCAATTCGCCGGTCTGGAAAAAGACCAAGGCGCCTTGGAAGACCGAGGCCCAGCCGCTGCTGCAAGCCGCGGAATAAAACTTAGGCCCGGCGCGTCGCTGACGCCGCGCCGGCTCTCCCCCTAACGCATGACGCGAAGGTTCAGCCATGCCACAGAGCGCAGAACACGTCCTAGACCATTTCGACCTCTTCAGAGGTCCCGAGTACCAGCAGATGCTGGCGAACAAGAAGAAGATGTTTGAAAACCCGCGCGATCCTGCTGAGGTGGAACGCATCCGGGAATGGGCCAAGACCCCCGAATATCGCGAGAAGAACTTCGCCCGCGAGGCGTTGACGGTCAACCCGGCCAAGGCCTGCCAGCCGCTCGGCGCGGTCTTCGCCGCCGTCGGTTTTGAGCAAACGATTCCTTTCGTGCACGGGTCGCAGGGCTGCGTCGCTTATTACCGCAGCCATCTGTCGAGACACTTCAAGGAGCCTAGCTCCTGCGTGTCCTCGTCGATGACGGAAGACGCGGCGGTGTTCGGCGGCCTCAACAACATGATCGACGGCCTGGCCAACACCTATAACATGTACAAGCCAAAGATGATCGCCGTCTCGACCACCTGCATGGCGGAAGTCATCGGCGACGATCTGAACGCCTTCATCAAGACCTCTAAAGAGAAAGGGTCGGTTCCGGCGGAATACGACGTTCCGTTCGCCCACACCCCTGCCTTTGTTGGCAGCCATGTCACCGGTTACGACAATGCCTTGAAGGGCATCATCGAGCATTTCTGGGACGGCAAGGCCGGCACTGCGCCCAAGCTCGAGCGCGTAGCCAATGACAAGGTCAACTTCATCGGCGGGTTCGATGGCTACACAGTCGGCAATATGCGTGAAGTTAAGCGCATTTTCGGGCTGATGGGCGTCGACTACACGATCCTGGCCGACAATAGCGAAGTCTTCGACACGCCGACCGACGGCGAGTTCCGCATGT includes these proteins:
- the nifD gene encoding nitrogenase molybdenum-iron protein alpha chain; protein product: MSLSPTLSVAEIKTRNKELIEEVLKVYPEKTAKRRAKHLNVHQEGKPDCGVKSNIKSIPGVMTIRGCAYAGSKGVVWGPIKDMIHISHGPVGCGQYSWAARRNYYIGTTGIDTFVTMQFTSDFQEKDIVFGGDKKLAKIMDEIQELFPLNNGITVQSECPIGLIGDDIEAVSKAKSKEYEGKTIVPVRCEGFRGVSQSLGHHIANDAIRDWVFDKITPDSTPRFEPTPYDVAIIGDYNIGGDAWSSRILLEEMGLRVIAQWSGDGSLAELEATPKAKLNVLHCYRSMNYISRHMEEKYGIPWCEYNFFGPSKIAESLRKIASYFDDKIKEGAERVIEKYQPLMDAVIAKYRPRLEGKTVMLFVGGLRPRHVIGAYEDLGMEVVGTGYEFGHNDDYQRTAQHYVKDGTLIYDDVTGYEFEKFVEKIQPDLVGSGIKEKYVFQKMGVPFRQMHSWDYSGPYHGYDGFAIFARDMDMAINSPVWKKTKAPWKTEAQPLLQAAE
- the nifK gene encoding nitrogenase molybdenum-iron protein subunit beta, with protein sequence MPQSAEHVLDHFDLFRGPEYQQMLANKKKMFENPRDPAEVERIREWAKTPEYREKNFAREALTVNPAKACQPLGAVFAAVGFEQTIPFVHGSQGCVAYYRSHLSRHFKEPSSCVSSSMTEDAAVFGGLNNMIDGLANTYNMYKPKMIAVSTTCMAEVIGDDLNAFIKTSKEKGSVPAEYDVPFAHTPAFVGSHVTGYDNALKGIIEHFWDGKAGTAPKLERVANDKVNFIGGFDGYTVGNMREVKRIFGLMGVDYTILADNSEVFDTPTDGEFRMYDGGTTLEEAANAINAKATISMQEYCTEKTLPLIAAHGQEVVAFNHPVGVSATDNFLMALSRITGKPIPEELARERGRLVDAMADSAAHIHGKKFAIYGDPDLCLGLAGFLLELGAEPTHILATNGGKAWAEKVQALLDSSPFGKNCHVYPGKDLWHMRSLLFTEPVDFLIGNTYGKYLERDTGTPLIRIGFPIFDRHHHHRYPVWGYQGGLNVLVWILDRIFESIDATTNVPAKSDYSFDIIR
- the nifH gene encoding nitrogenase iron protein; translation: MSSLRQIAFYGKGGIGKSTTSQNTLAALAEMGHRILIVGCDPKADSTRLILHAKAQDTILSLAANAGSVEDLEIEEVMKVGYRDIRCVESGGPEPGVGCAGRGVITSINFLEENGAYEDIDYVSYDVLGDVVCGGFAMPIRENKAQEIYIVMSGEMMAMYAANNISKGILKYANSGGVRLGGLVCNERQTDKELELAEALAKKLGTQLIYFVPRDNIVQHAELRRMTVLEYAPDSAQANHYRNLATRIHANQGKGIIPTPITMDELEDMLMEHGIMKAVDESQIGKTAAELSAIA